CCTTCCCTTTCTGTCAAAGCCCAAAATGACGCTCTCCATCGATTGAGTGTCATACCGGTGCCCTCCCCCGGAATAGGCGATGAATGTCTCGCCGCGGTCATTATGGTAAAGCTGCTGAGGGCTCATTTTCACGCCCGGGGGCATGCCGAGGGCTTCCCGGTTCTCGTCAAAATAGCGCTGCGCCATGGCTGTTGAAGAGGCCTCATCTCCGCCCGGGGAAGCATTCCCTGAGGTGCGCAGGAATTCCCTGCCTGTGCGAAGGCCTGCAGGCAGGGCAAGGGCCGGGTTTTCTCCGAGCCTGCCGGTCCAGGCCTCCTGTGCCTTGGTCAGTGAAGCAGTGAGATTCATGTCGATTCCCGATTCTCTGAAGTTTTTCGCATAAATTTCGCGGTATCTGCCCCCGTTATCAATGGTATCGGCCTTCATCATCGCGTTGCAGAGATCGGAGGTGAATACCTGGCTCCCCCGCGCCGCGGGAAGAAAGTCAAGGGTTCTGCTGAAGTCGGAGCCCACCGCGTCCCTTGCCTTGATGAAGGCTACTTCTTTCGGCATCGTGGGATTTTCGGCCCGCATCTGTGTATAGATGTCATACACGCTGTTGTAGACGCCGCTTGAAAAGGCCTGCTTATGCGGATCCTGCCCTTTGAAGAGATCGTCTAATGATGCGGCTCCGGAGCTTTCTGCAGCAGGGCCCTCAGGTTTCGGGCGCTGAGAAATATCGCGCATCCCTTCCTGCGCACCGGGAGTCCTTGTGTCGCCTGCCCCCAGCTTTCTCTCGAGCTCGGCAAACTCCCTGTTCCCTCCTTCGGCAATCCTTGATGCTACCGTGGAGCGTTCCCCTCTCTCCCAGCTCGAGATGACTTTCCTGGACACCTCCTTGTCATTCAGCGCGGTGAATAATGCGGTAGTGTCGGCAAATTCCTCCTGTACCTGGTTCTTCTCCGGGGAGGTCAGCAGGTAGTTCGTCTGGTGGTCGTACTCCGGTCTCTGGCTGTCGAGGATGGCGTGCCCTGTCTCATGGGAGATTACATCAGGATCCTTGGCCGTCTCTCTCATATCGGCCGTGATCCCCACCTGCGGGTTGTTGCCGGTGTGAAGGTATCCGGCAGGAGACTGCTCGTTACTCTCCATGGTCTTGTCAATCCGTATATCGAGTCTCTTTCCATCGCGAAACTGGAAATCCCGTCCCAGATAGTGGGATACCACCCCGTGGGTTTTCGTGGCCGCGGTGAGGCTCTGGGTTACCCTGTCATCACCGGTGATGGCGCCGCCGGGAGCTGCCTGAACAAGCGGCCTGGCTGTCGAGGCGCTTGTCACCTGGATGTGCTCGTTGTAAATCTGGGGAACGAGTCCGCCAGCCCCGCCCTGATCTGCCTGGATTCCCGCCGAGGAGGACGATCCGCCCGCCGATGCATATTCCATGAGTTTCTGGTAGCGGGTATCGCTCGCTTTCAGTACTCTTGCCCTCTGGCTGATCGGCGTATCCTGGGGCTCCGTGAGGGCATTGGATTGTGATGAATACGTGGCGTGAGGATTATCAACGGTATCATAGAGCTCCGGATTGTCGGTCTCAGGCTTCTGAGAGACCGGAGCCTGAGGCTTCTCCTCTTTATTCTGAAGAAAAACGGGGGAAACCACAAAGTCGCTCATCTTGCACTCTCCCTTTCCCAAACTCAGGATGGACCCTGCTGCGGGGATTTACCTGATTGTTTTTTACACTGATTTATGTCAACATTATTATATCATATTAATTTAAACAATTCGTTACGTTTTTGTAACATTTTCAATTATTTCCGGCCGGGGGGACCGGTCTCAAGATGAGGACTTTCATGTGCCGGCGGACAAGAAATGACCCCGATGAGGTCAAAATGCCGGCACAGCTCATCTTTTATACGGCTGAGTATTCCTGAGATCTCTTTTTCATCTGTCAGATCTATGAGCAAGGGGATGCTGGTTTCGTCTTCATCATGAATTGTCTTTATATGAAGCGTGCAATCATAGCAGTCTATATAAAGTATATTATGGACGTGAGTATGGGGCATCCATGACAGGCTGGTTTTTCTGCAGAGGCGGTTGGTGGATCGGTAGTCACGGCACATCTGCGGTCTTCCCTCATAGATTGTGCAGCAGAATTTATCAGGCGCGATCTGCCTGAGGAATGGGCACTCCCATGTATCAGCGCCTCTCTTTACCTTTGTGATGATCCTGTCTGATGAGTTCCAGGTAAATCTCCCAGGTCCAAGGTACTTATTCTCCAGTTCTGAAACTGTCATCTTCAGATGCGCCGCAAGGTTTTCCACATCTTCCCGCGTAATCTCCAGCTGATACTCTCTGCAGCATGCCCCGCACATGAAGCAGCCGGGAGCTTTATGCCGCAGGTGTGCCCTCAGGAGCTCATGGTCTATTGCGAGAGCTGCATTGATGAGCTCCCGGCTCAAAGACAGCATGTTCTGGTTATCACGGTAAAGAAGGGTGCCCTGAAAACACTCCTCTTTTCTCCTGCCTATGACAAACATGACCTCGGGAAGAAACCGCAGGGCTTTTATCCATGTGCCGCAGGCTTCCGAAGATCCCTGAGCCTTTCCCGTCCTGTAAGTGAGATTATTCTGCAGAAGAGACCCGATGGCTTTCATCTTGTCTTTTAATTCCCCCACAAGGGGTGTCCCGGGTTCCCCTGCTTCCTCTATCATCTCAAGGTTTGCCACCATCTCCTGTAACTCTATGATTCTCTCAATCCTTCGCGGGGTCAGGCCGCAATAAATGAGATCCTCGTGCTCTTCGTCAAGAATCCGTGCAGTCTCGCGAACAAGATGTGAGAATTCGCTGAGAGTCTCTTCCTCAAATTCCAGAAGTGAGCTTTTTAACTTCTCAAAAGAGGAGAGAAGAGAGGGATTGATCATGTGATCTTCAAACTTTCTTCCTGAATCGAGAGTGATGGCAACGCTGTCTCCCTTTATGGTGATGCGCTTTACTCCTTTCAGGAGTTTTTCGGGTGATTTCACGCACATTTCCTGGGCAGGAATGAGATTCATACATGCCCGGGGGCGGACAGGAAATATGCGGCATGCATGCAGTCCGTTCGGCGTGGCTTCCAGAAACACGCAGCGGCCCTGCTCCTGTTTCAATATTCCATCTTTTTCATTCCATGTGTGAGTCTTTGAGGAGTAAAGCTCCCTTGCTTCATCTTCTGTATCCAGGTTCAGATGCAGGCTTATCTGCTGAATATCTCTCGCCGTGACATAGACACCGGACCTCCTGCAGCAGTTTCCGCAGCGGCCGCAGGTGTCATAAAAAAGCTCTTTCTCGTAGGTCTCCACGACTGTCTTTATAAGCTTGCTGATGGTATCGCGGATTGCGGGGTTTTTCTTGTGGAGAATCCTTGTTTTTCTCACCATCCCGTCATTGATTGGATTCGTGATCTCCAGGAATTTGGGGTTGAAATCAAAGAATGTGGACTCATTGACAATCATCTGCCACCTTGCTTTCTTGCACCACGATCGCTCACGCTCCAGGTAGTCTCTCATATCTTTGCAATCATCTCCGAAAATATATCACAGCCTTGGTGCCAAGTCAATACATTTTGGATTCTCAAGCGGGGTGGAAGGCCTATATTGACAATGAAAGGAACGGCCGGTGAAGGGAATCTCTCTGCTGAAACGAAGTATCATCTTTATCCCTGATGAGAACAGGAACTATCGCCAAGGCTTCAACGGCACCTGATCAAGAGGCACTATGGGACATCTCTCGCACGTTGAAAAAGAACACCTGCTGCCGCTTGTAAAGCGCCTGAATCTTTATCCAGTCGGAGCCCCGGAATCAGATGAGCTCTATGAGATCCTGAGCCTCATCTACACAAGAGAAACGGCTGCGATTGCGGCGAAATTTCCCCTTCTTGAGACTACTCTTGAAGAGCTGTCCCCCCGGGTCCGGAAAAAGCCAGGTGAGCTTCTCCCCTTCATTGAAGAGATGGCTGAGAGAGGCATCGTTACCGAATCTGTTTATGGCGGCAGGGCTTATTATATGCTCTCACCGCTTATCATCGGTCTTTTCGAGTTTATCTTCATGAAGACTTCCCAGGATATGCCCCTGGAGAAGCTGGCTGCACTTATTGATGCCTATGAGAAAGGCCCGCTCGGCAGACAGTTTGCCACGTTGAAGACCAAAATGGGCCGCATGCTTCCCCTTGAAAAAGCCTTCCCTCTGCTCTCAACATCGGTGCTGTCCTTTGAGCGAGCCGGGGAAATAATCAGCCGCTCTGAGTATCTTTCCCTCACCAGGTGTTATTGCCGCCACAAGAGCCTCCATCTGGGCAGGAAATGTTCCCATCCCTTCGAGGAAGTCTGCATGGCTTTCGGCAAGGCGGCTGAATTCCTGGTAAGACGCGGTTTTGCCCAGGCAATTTCCATAAATGACGGCCTCGAGGTGCTGAAGAAAGCCGAGGAAGAGAACCTGGTTCACATAATGGATAATGTGCGCGAGAACCCGGCCTTTCTGTGCAATTGCTGCTCCTGCTGCTGTGCTTTTCTCTCTTTTATGAAGAGGGTCCCGGGAGGCTCAACTGTCGCTCCCAGCAGCGTGCAGGCAGAGGTTGCCATGGATACTTGCATGCGTTGCGGAATATGCCTGGAAAAATGCCCTGCAGGTGCGATCTCGATACCACGGGAAGAGTCTGTCCATATTGACAGTGTACGCTGCCTGGGTTGCGGCCTGTGTGCCGTGACCTGTCCCCGCCAGGCAATCACGCTGGCAGGGCGGCGGCGAAGAATCATTCCTCCAGGAAATGTAACGGAAAAATTTGCCCGGGCAGCCTTTGAAACCGGCAAGCTTCTCCCCTATATTCCTGAAGCGGTGAGAATACTGCTCAGGAGATTCCTGTGATGATCTCCGTAAATGGCGCCCTGCTCCATCACCGGGGATCTCTTTAAGGGAATTTGGCAGCATGGAATAGAATATCATCTCTGTGAAACTCCATATGCCCCTTATTCTCACTCTGCTCTCGGTTGTCTTCTTCTTCTTCATGGGTGGCTGCGCTGGCAAAAAACAGACTCGCGACAAGCTGAAAATTGCGATGGTCATCCAGGCAGAATCGAATCCGTACTTCGACAGGATTGAAAAAGGAATGAGAGACGCTGCGAATGATCAGAATATGGTGCTCGTGGTGATTGCGGACAGGGAGTACCAGGCGAAGGAGCAGCAGGCGATAACTAAAAAACTGATAGACGCAAAAGTCCAGGGGCTCATTATGATGCCGGATGCGGCGGAGAGCTCAAAAAAATACACTATCCCTCTCATTCTCGAGGCGAACCGAAACAACATCCCTGTGGTGTTCATCCATGCGGCAATTGATGAGGATGTCATGAAGTCCGCAGGTGCGAGCGCCAAAGGGGTAGTGACCAATGACAAAAAAGGGGGAAGCATATCTGCCGCTGATTATCTGGTGAGGAAGCTGAAAGGGAAAGGCACGGTACTGGTCATGGAAGGCGGCCCCGGCGGTCCGAAGAGCGAGGAATCGAGACTGGAAGGATTCCTCGAGGTCACAAAAAAATATCCGCAGGTCAAGGTACTTTTCGCACCGCCGGGAAACTGGAGAAGGGAGGATGCATTTTCAAGCGCCAGCAAGGCGCTGAAGAAAAAACCCCACGTTGATGCCATTTTCACTTACAGTGAGCCTATGCTTCTCGGTATCCTCGATGCAGTCGATTCCTTAAAGGTCAGGAAACCTCTCATCGTTGGTTTTGATGGAACCGATGAGGGATATAAGCTTGTGAAAACAGGAAGAATAGATGCTCTTGTAGATCAGAAGCCTTATGAGATGGGAAAAGCAAGTATAGATTATATGGTAAAACTGCACAAAGGGCAAAAGCTGCCAGAAGTGCATATGATAAACACTGCGCTCATCACAAAAGAATCTTTCCAGCACCCCTTTGATCAGGGTCCTTGAAGACTAAGCCTTCATAAGGCCCAGTTCCTTGTGAAGGCCGGTGGATTATTTCTGGCTGTCAGTGTCAGGCTCTTTCTCCTCTTCGGCTGCTTTGTCGGGTTTGGCGATTTTGAGCTGCGAGCTGAGATCGTCGGTAAGCTTTGTGATATCGCTCATCTTGATCTCGTATTTCCGCTTCAGGCCCATGATGCTCTTGAAAAGCGCATCGGACTGTTCCTTTGTCGCGCCGAGGGCGGCGACTTTCTTTCTCCAGTATCCCTGTGTCTCCATGGCCTTGTTGAAATCCACCCTGTTCTCCAGGGCCGTCATACCGATATCGCCAAGGTTGTAGATTACCGGCACCAGGTCGGCGGCCATCAGCTGGTATTGTTTTGAAAAAGCGATGAGGCGGTCGAATGCTGCCTGCATGTCATCCTGGGTGGGGATCTTTGCGTCTGCAGCGGCGGTGTTAGCTTCGGCAGTGCCTGCAAGGGGGGCGGTCACCGGTGTGCTGCCTCCATCCTTATTCGTGCCTTCTTTATTGCTCATTGCCATGAGGGCAGCCGCCTTACCTACAGAAAGGACATCTTCGCAGGTGACCTTATATTTGTCAAGAAAAGCTTGAAGCTGGTCGCAGTAAGCTTTGAGGCCGTCATGGGGTGCCGGCACCTTCTTGTCAGGCTCTGCTGCCTTCAGTGCTTTTGCATAATCACTTATCGTCCCGGCAAAGCTCTTCGTTGTCTCCTTGAGCTGAGCGACATCCTCGTCTGAGAATTTATATTTGTCAAAGAAGCTGGAGCTCTCCTTGACCAGCTTGTCAACATCGATCTTGTTGAGGGCCTCAACAATCTTACCTTCCAGCTCGAACTTGGTGCTGCCTGTCTCCTCAGCCGCTGCGATGACAGGCGTCATCAGCATGAACGAGAGAACCAGCAGTGCTGCAACGACTCTTTTCATCATTTCTTTCCTCCTTCGTATTTCTCGTATCAAGCGGTGAATCCGTTTCTCATAATACACCCTGGCGGGGGCTCTGTCAATGTGCCTCCGCTAAAAACAGGGACAGCAGGCACACCGGGCAAGCCAGGGGCCGGCCTTGAGAGGCTGAAAGCGACAGGCCCTTTTTTCCTGCCGCCCTTCCCGGGAGAGCGGGGAATATTGCATTAATTGCTTTGAATGAGCCTGTAGTTTGTTGAACCGAGCCCTATTTTTTCAGCATACAGGAATTGTTCACTCCCCTTGAATTTACGGCCTTTTCGGAGTGCCATGTCATAGCAGGCCCTGTCAATCGCCACGGGATCCGTGGCGGCGAAAATTCCATAGTCTTCCATGACAGGCTTCATCTTTTTG
This genomic interval from Candidatus Eremiobacterota bacterium contains the following:
- a CDS encoding sugar ABC transporter substrate-binding protein, with translation MKLHMPLILTLLSVVFFFFMGGCAGKKQTRDKLKIAMVIQAESNPYFDRIEKGMRDAANDQNMVLVVIADREYQAKEQQAITKKLIDAKVQGLIMMPDAAESSKKYTIPLILEANRNNIPVVFIHAAIDEDVMKSAGASAKGVVTNDKKGGSISAADYLVRKLKGKGTVLVMEGGPGGPKSEESRLEGFLEVTKKYPQVKVLFAPPGNWRREDAFSSASKALKKKPHVDAIFTYSEPMLLGILDAVDSLKVRKPLIVGFDGTDEGYKLVKTGRIDALVDQKPYEMGKASIDYMVKLHKGQKLPEVHMINTALITKESFQHPFDQGP
- a CDS encoding 4Fe-4S binding protein; this encodes MGHLSHVEKEHLLPLVKRLNLYPVGAPESDELYEILSLIYTRETAAIAAKFPLLETTLEELSPRVRKKPGELLPFIEEMAERGIVTESVYGGRAYYMLSPLIIGLFEFIFMKTSQDMPLEKLAALIDAYEKGPLGRQFATLKTKMGRMLPLEKAFPLLSTSVLSFERAGEIISRSEYLSLTRCYCRHKSLHLGRKCSHPFEEVCMAFGKAAEFLVRRGFAQAISINDGLEVLKKAEEENLVHIMDNVRENPAFLCNCCSCCCAFLSFMKRVPGGSTVAPSSVQAEVAMDTCMRCGICLEKCPAGAISIPREESVHIDSVRCLGCGLCAVTCPRQAITLAGRRRRIIPPGNVTEKFARAAFETGKLLPYIPEAVRILLRRFL
- a CDS encoding YkgJ family cysteine cluster protein, whose amino-acid sequence is MRDYLERERSWCKKARWQMIVNESTFFDFNPKFLEITNPINDGMVRKTRILHKKNPAIRDTISKLIKTVVETYEKELFYDTCGRCGNCCRRSGVYVTARDIQQISLHLNLDTEDEARELYSSKTHTWNEKDGILKQEQGRCVFLEATPNGLHACRIFPVRPRACMNLIPAQEMCVKSPEKLLKGVKRITIKGDSVAITLDSGRKFEDHMINPSLLSSFEKLKSSLLEFEEETLSEFSHLVRETARILDEEHEDLIYCGLTPRRIERIIELQEMVANLEMIEEAGEPGTPLVGELKDKMKAIGSLLQNNLTYRTGKAQGSSEACGTWIKALRFLPEVMFVIGRRKEECFQGTLLYRDNQNMLSLSRELINAALAIDHELLRAHLRHKAPGCFMCGACCREYQLEITREDVENLAAHLKMTVSELENKYLGPGRFTWNSSDRIITKVKRGADTWECPFLRQIAPDKFCCTIYEGRPQMCRDYRSTNRLCRKTSLSWMPHTHVHNILYIDCYDCTLHIKTIHDEDETSIPLLIDLTDEKEISGILSRIKDELCRHFDLIGVISCPPAHESPHLETGPPGRK